Proteins co-encoded in one Pocillopora verrucosa isolate sample1 chromosome 1, ASM3666991v2, whole genome shotgun sequence genomic window:
- the LOC131768443 gene encoding angiopoietin-related protein 7-like: MNFVPSSSTMLLFVLFLTTNLLTHAAPLDCHNDTGSSQKEILLQLSEIQSQVNILKGNGTSVKARNCADVHKFGGRISNVYTIDPHDGLGAFDVFCDQTTAGGGWTVLQKRLNGSMDFNRTWEEYKHGFGNFFTQEFWLGLDKIHRLTRNGTGNRLRIELGVTNEELVYAEYGLFVIGNENTSYRLNNLSGATENDPLGYHRNFSFGTWDRDPANGKCDAYGRLGGGWWYGEICVVNSNLNGLYPSRGTKTPMGDITWAKLGSTAEASTPATTEMKIRPVGYN; encoded by the exons ATGAATTTTGTTCCCTCGAGCTCCACCATGCTgctctttgtacttttcttgACGACAAATCTTTTAACACATGCAGCCCCGTTAGACTGCCACAACGACACTGGAAGCTCCCAGAAAGAAATACTGCTACAACTTTCTGAAATTCAAAGTCAAGTGAATATTCTCAAGGGAAACGGAACATCAGTGAAAG CTAGGAACTGTGCTGACGTGCACAAGTTTGGTGGAAGAATCAGCAATGTCTACACAATCGACCCTCATGATGGTTTAGGCGCCTTTGACGTGTTTTGCGACCAGACCACagctggtggaggatggactgTACTTCAGAAGAGACTTAATGGCTCCATGGATTTCAATCGCACCTGGGAAGAGTATAAACATGGTTTCGGAAATTTCTTCACTCAAgaattttggctcggactggacaaaATCCACCGTTTGACAAGAAACGGGACGGGAAATAGACTTCGAATAGAACTGGGAGTAACTAATGAAGAGCTTGTTTACGCTGAGTATGGATTGTTTGTCATCGGAAACGAGAATACTTCTTACCGGCTGAACAATCTTTCAG GTGCAACGGAGAATGATCCTCTTGGTTACCATAGGAACTTCTCCTTTGGCACTTGGGATAGAGACCCTGCTAATGGCAAGTGCGATGCATACGGGAGACTTGGAGGAGGCTGGTGGTACGGTGAAATATGCGTGGTAAATTCAAACCTCAACGGTCTTTACCCAAGCCGTGGAACTAAAACTCCTATGGGCGACATTACATGGGCAAAATTAGGAAGCACTGCTGAGGCAAGCACTCCTGCAAccactgaaatgaaaatcagaccgGTGGGCTATAATTAG